From a region of the Fibrobacter sp. UWB2 genome:
- a CDS encoding M23 family metallopeptidase, with protein sequence MSRIFFLLCVIAIALTGCNEQKKIDALTQENARLVAAADSLKILIAKAQGETSKWLVKNDTVRAGDGLFQVLYRMNINEKERGKIVLALQDSVELAALRVGQVFYAALDTAGEVQRFRFAPNPATVHMLSKVDSGFAYSRIDKPVTIRQSVFEGALENGSTLSGILHKVGIPGRMVGVVSAVLQCKVSFQLARPGDKFRILLEEKFYQDSIWISGKVLYAEFNGYTVGHHEAFRYEDPDPKSTFNAHYTEKGEALIFEGLRYPLDRLHITSPYGARIHPITGRRTVHHGIDYGSPKGSPVYAVAAGVVTVSGYDDLSGNKIAIRHRDNTESWYMHLSVRGVNVGAKVAPRQVIGKVGSTGRSTGPHLHLGFKDNRGNWMNPAKKTMIATPKLEGNRMARLKKQVADIRKEIELTLASPAVKVNDTDVMVRMRVLK encoded by the coding sequence ATGTCTAGAATCTTCTTTTTGTTGTGCGTTATTGCTATTGCACTTACCGGATGTAACGAACAGAAAAAAATCGATGCGCTGACGCAAGAAAATGCAAGGCTTGTCGCTGCGGCCGATTCCTTGAAGATTCTCATAGCAAAAGCTCAGGGCGAAACCTCGAAGTGGCTCGTGAAAAACGATACCGTTCGTGCGGGAGACGGCCTTTTCCAGGTGCTTTACCGCATGAACATCAACGAAAAGGAACGCGGCAAGATTGTGCTTGCCTTGCAGGACTCCGTTGAACTTGCAGCGCTTCGCGTGGGGCAAGTGTTCTATGCCGCTCTCGATACCGCAGGCGAAGTCCAGCGTTTCCGCTTTGCGCCGAACCCGGCAACGGTCCACATGTTGAGCAAGGTCGATTCCGGTTTTGCCTATAGCCGTATCGACAAACCTGTAACGATCCGTCAGTCCGTTTTCGAAGGCGCCCTGGAAAACGGGAGCACGCTGAGCGGCATCTTGCACAAGGTCGGCATTCCTGGCCGCATGGTGGGAGTCGTGAGCGCCGTTTTGCAGTGCAAGGTCTCTTTCCAGCTTGCACGCCCGGGTGACAAGTTCCGCATTTTGCTCGAAGAAAAGTTCTATCAGGATTCCATCTGGATTAGCGGCAAGGTGCTTTACGCTGAATTTAACGGTTACACGGTTGGTCATCATGAAGCTTTCCGCTACGAAGACCCGGATCCGAAGAGTACGTTTAATGCCCACTACACTGAAAAGGGCGAGGCTCTCATTTTCGAAGGTCTCCGCTACCCGCTCGACCGTTTGCATATCACAAGCCCCTATGGTGCGCGCATCCACCCGATTACGGGCCGTCGCACGGTGCATCACGGTATCGACTACGGTAGCCCCAAGGGTTCTCCGGTCTATGCGGTTGCTGCTGGTGTCGTGACGGTTTCGGGTTACGATGACTTGAGCGGTAACAAGATTGCGATTCGCCACAGGGACAATACCGAAAGCTGGTACATGCACCTCTCCGTGCGTGGCGTGAACGTCGGTGCGAAGGTTGCTCCGCGTCAAGTTATCGGTAAGGTGGGTTCTACTGGCCGCAGCACGGGCCCGCATTTGCATTTAGGCTTCAAGGATAATCGTGGCAACTGGATGAACCCGGCCAAGAAGACTATGATTGCTACGCCGAAGCTCGAAGGCAATCGTATGGCCCGCCTCAAAAAGCAAGTGGCCGATATCCGCAAGGAAATTGAACTTACGCTTGCATCGCCGGCCGTCAAGGTCAACGATACGGACGTCATGGTCCGTATGCGCGTGCTGAAGTAA
- a CDS encoding zinc metallopeptidase gives MMFDPLYMMILVVTLVLSGAVSLLVKKRFAAGQKVTISSGLTGADVAKAILMEAGITDVKILKHQGFLSDHYNPLNKTLNLSPEVYSGRNASAAGVAAHEVGHAIQHAEGYFPLWLRSAIVPAANIGSNLGPWLVIIGIMLMGMGKALGQSLAVVGVVLFALATLFTLVTVPVEFDASARAKKALARMEVVAAGREYNTVSGVLFAAGLTYVAAAISSILQLLYWAYRAGLLGGRNDD, from the coding sequence ATGATGTTCGACCCTTTATACATGATGATTCTCGTGGTGACGCTCGTGCTTTCGGGCGCCGTTTCCCTGTTGGTCAAGAAGCGCTTTGCCGCTGGCCAAAAAGTCACAATTTCTAGCGGCCTCACCGGTGCCGATGTCGCCAAGGCTATCCTTATGGAAGCGGGCATTACCGATGTGAAAATCCTCAAGCACCAGGGCTTCCTTTCGGACCATTACAATCCGCTGAACAAGACGCTCAACCTGTCGCCCGAAGTCTATTCCGGCCGCAATGCAAGTGCCGCAGGCGTTGCCGCTCACGAAGTCGGTCACGCTATCCAGCATGCTGAAGGCTACTTCCCGCTGTGGCTCCGTTCTGCCATTGTGCCTGCCGCCAACATCGGTTCTAATCTTGGACCGTGGCTCGTGATTATCGGCATTATGCTTATGGGCATGGGCAAGGCTCTTGGCCAGTCTCTCGCGGTTGTCGGTGTGGTGCTCTTTGCGCTTGCAACTCTCTTTACGCTCGTGACCGTGCCTGTGGAATTTGACGCTTCTGCACGTGCCAAGAAGGCTCTTGCCCGCATGGAAGTCGTTGCCGCAGGTCGCGAATACAATACCGTCTCTGGCGTGCTCTTTGCCGCAGGCCTCACGTATGTTGCCGCTGCAATCTCGTCTATCTTGCAGTTGCTCTACTGGGCATACCGCGCGGGGCTCCTCGGCGGTCGCAACGACGATTAA
- a CDS encoding TIGR02172 family protein translates to MSEEVEKINLDDYVATGEGATAVSYTHKTRDTIAKLYHPGFEADCAKKDFLTSCTAFALGVPTPKPIRLITDGERFGAEYELIRNKRSFSRIISEEPGRLQELSLIFAEMAKKLHSTKADTTKLVSTKEKFRRFYLEKAVVPDFYKQKALAFIDTVPDTPYCLHGDLQISNVITDGARTLWIDMGDFGYGDPGWDLGMLWSMTHRMDEQKADLVFHMNKEALLAHWNIFFPAYLGTTDPQKIAEATKRILPFAAVKIPYMFYIAKHFTLPDEAYPYIAKLFG, encoded by the coding sequence ATGTCTGAAGAAGTTGAAAAAATCAATTTAGATGATTATGTAGCGACGGGAGAAGGCGCAACAGCAGTCTCGTACACGCACAAGACTCGCGATACGATTGCGAAACTTTATCACCCCGGATTCGAAGCGGACTGTGCTAAAAAAGATTTTTTGACATCTTGCACTGCTTTTGCTTTGGGGGTTCCGACTCCAAAACCAATTCGCTTGATAACGGATGGCGAACGCTTTGGTGCTGAATATGAACTTATCCGGAACAAACGCTCTTTTTCGAGAATTATTTCAGAAGAGCCGGGTCGTTTGCAAGAGCTTTCTTTGATATTTGCAGAAATGGCTAAGAAACTCCATTCGACGAAAGCGGATACGACGAAGCTTGTGTCTACAAAGGAAAAATTCCGTCGCTTTTACCTTGAAAAGGCTGTAGTTCCTGACTTTTACAAGCAAAAGGCCTTGGCTTTTATCGATACGGTTCCCGATACTCCGTATTGTCTTCATGGCGATTTGCAAATCAGCAATGTCATTACCGATGGAGCGCGAACGCTCTGGATTGATATGGGTGATTTCGGCTACGGTGACCCTGGTTGGGATTTGGGTATGTTGTGGAGCATGACGCACAGAATGGATGAGCAAAAGGCGGATCTTGTTTTCCACATGAATAAAGAAGCGCTTTTGGCTCATTGGAACATTTTCTTCCCTGCTTATTTGGGAACGACAGACCCGCAGAAAATCGCGGAAGCCACGAAACGGATTTTGCCGTTTGCAGCAGTCAAGATTCCTTATATGTTCTATATCGCAAAGCATTTCACTTTGCCGGATGAAGCCTACCCGTATATCGCCAAACTGTTTGGATAA
- a CDS encoding ScpA family protein encodes MVDSEVLEQEDYEVKIGSFNGPMDLLVYLVQKKEMTLDQIPIAEIADDFLKWVNEYSETDLSKAGDFLFMASRLMALKVQELLPAEERDPEMEEEYNEDREKLMKEMLEYQRFKQVASGLQEMEAKNFGTYSRGRLEKTQSDDDTLADANIWQLFRAYQKSLKTKISETIHHIELDYVTIQDRQQAINNFLNVHGRALFEDLLDNDSHPIVAAVTFMAMLEMIKTDDIVFRQSELFGPIWIYRKKNNPEYADEMAHETVFFSKDPEVKAGLVETIRSQAIARSKEKSVGDLAATMREAVLWTERGRNVTDEDLNAMLEGREDISEVQDNPFADMIAEADAAEGAQQAASAPAGDTAQQPTTPENAETAPSQNAATANDNAAAPVENTEAVSAQEAAQSATLESAEMSASEDEAPVLSKSSIPEFGANDDDDSEERAHTFEPVDELVEELEEENLDEDEIESGEAESVTEETTESSDDSSAESSFQGLNEQSVQQMSDEEFAAFMQKAQAFYNNASSAQSNNAQSAATSAQSTTSSTQAQTSATQPISADSRSTSSYGSAEPEEDRYSSYSFGNEMTDEEYIAYLNRSARASRKEESKSTASPTNLEKQTENKPAKKSERKSFMPEDEEGGMTDEEYQAYLAEHGDDDDDEEGPVVYGAGKD; translated from the coding sequence ATGGTTGATTCCGAAGTTCTTGAGCAAGAAGACTACGAAGTAAAAATCGGTTCGTTTAACGGGCCGATGGATTTGCTTGTCTATCTCGTTCAGAAAAAGGAAATGACGCTGGACCAGATCCCCATTGCAGAAATCGCAGACGACTTTCTCAAGTGGGTGAACGAATATTCCGAAACAGACCTTTCCAAGGCAGGCGACTTCTTGTTTATGGCAAGCCGCTTGATGGCGCTCAAGGTGCAGGAGTTGCTCCCGGCCGAAGAACGCGATCCGGAGATGGAAGAGGAATACAACGAAGACCGCGAAAAGCTCATGAAGGAAATGTTGGAATACCAGCGTTTCAAGCAGGTCGCCAGTGGCCTCCAGGAAATGGAAGCGAAGAACTTCGGAACGTACTCCCGTGGACGCCTCGAAAAGACGCAGAGCGACGACGACACGCTCGCCGATGCAAACATCTGGCAGCTTTTCCGCGCTTACCAAAAGAGCTTAAAGACAAAGATTTCCGAGACGATCCACCATATTGAATTGGACTACGTGACCATTCAGGACCGTCAGCAGGCCATCAACAACTTCTTGAATGTGCATGGACGTGCGCTTTTTGAAGACTTGCTCGATAACGATTCACACCCGATTGTCGCGGCGGTGACGTTCATGGCTATGCTCGAAATGATCAAGACGGACGATATCGTTTTCCGTCAGAGTGAGCTTTTCGGACCGATTTGGATTTACCGCAAGAAGAACAATCCCGAGTACGCCGACGAAATGGCGCACGAGACCGTGTTCTTCAGCAAGGATCCCGAAGTCAAGGCAGGGCTTGTGGAAACAATCCGCAGCCAGGCAATCGCGCGTTCCAAGGAAAAGAGCGTGGGCGACCTTGCCGCTACGATGCGCGAAGCCGTCCTTTGGACGGAGCGTGGCAGGAACGTTACGGACGAAGACCTCAATGCCATGCTCGAAGGTCGCGAAGATATTTCCGAAGTGCAGGACAATCCGTTTGCCGATATGATTGCGGAAGCGGACGCCGCCGAAGGTGCACAGCAGGCAGCAAGCGCACCCGCTGGAGACACCGCCCAACAGCCCACAACTCCAGAAAACGCAGAAACCGCACCGAGCCAAAATGCCGCTACTGCAAATGACAACGCTGCGGCCCCGGTCGAAAATACGGAAGCAGTTTCGGCTCAAGAAGCCGCGCAGTCCGCAACTTTGGAAAGTGCAGAAATGTCCGCTAGCGAGGACGAAGCTCCAGTACTTAGCAAGAGTTCAATTCCTGAATTCGGCGCTAACGACGATGACGATTCCGAAGAACGCGCCCACACATTCGAACCGGTAGATGAACTCGTCGAAGAACTTGAAGAAGAAAATCTTGATGAAGATGAAATTGAATCCGGTGAAGCAGAATCCGTAACGGAAGAGACCACCGAAAGTTCGGACGATTCCAGTGCAGAAAGTTCATTCCAAGGTTTGAACGAGCAGTCTGTCCAGCAGATGAGCGATGAAGAGTTTGCCGCCTTTATGCAAAAGGCCCAAGCATTCTACAACAACGCAAGTTCCGCGCAGTCTAACAACGCACAATCCGCTGCAACATCCGCGCAATCAACTACAAGCTCAACGCAGGCACAAACAAGCGCCACGCAGCCGATCTCCGCGGATTCGCGCAGCACGTCCTCTTACGGTTCGGCCGAACCAGAAGAAGACCGTTATTCCTCTTACAGTTTCGGCAACGAAATGACAGACGAGGAATACATCGCCTACTTGAACCGCAGCGCTCGCGCAAGCCGCAAAGAAGAATCAAAGTCCACGGCATCTCCGACGAATCTGGAAAAGCAAACAGAAAACAAGCCTGCGAAAAAGTCCGAGCGCAAATCCTTCATGCCCGAAGATGAAGAAGGCGGAATGACAGACGAAGAATACCAGGCTTACCTCGCCGAGCATGGCGACGATGATGATGACGAAGAAGGCCCCGTAGTCTACGGAGCTGGCAAAGATTAA
- a CDS encoding TIGR02172 family protein — protein MEYQNIDISTWTQVGEGGNGKTYVHPGHPDFLLKVNNPPRCDEATVKQERDAAQHVFDLGIPTPRMFDMVRVGDGYGQLVEIIKGKKSLSRICSDDPSRISEMAKLLASLGLQLHALPCDTEFFPSRKDLALKGIDASDFVADDDREKMRAFVQSIEDEKTCLHGDFQMGNLIISADGKPYWIDLGWFSHGSPMFDIGHFFMTCQVYSQFPAAQDIFHMSQEQLKNFWNAFAEAYTGNKDISAFTALAGKFAPLDACIRSILMPTPEAYKKLFAGLVHSLVEKFY, from the coding sequence ATGGAATACCAGAATATTGATATTAGTACCTGGACGCAGGTAGGTGAGGGCGGTAACGGGAAAACTTATGTGCATCCCGGTCATCCTGATTTCCTCTTGAAAGTGAATAACCCGCCTCGTTGTGATGAGGCAACCGTAAAGCAAGAACGTGACGCAGCCCAGCATGTCTTTGATTTGGGAATCCCGACTCCTCGTATGTTCGATATGGTGCGTGTGGGGGATGGTTACGGTCAGCTCGTAGAAATCATTAAGGGAAAAAAGTCTCTTTCGCGTATTTGCTCCGATGATCCGTCACGCATCAGTGAAATGGCTAAGTTGCTTGCTTCATTGGGCCTGCAACTGCACGCCTTGCCTTGCGATACGGAGTTTTTCCCAAGTCGCAAGGATCTTGCCCTGAAGGGTATCGATGCGTCTGATTTTGTTGCAGATGATGATAGAGAAAAAATGCGGGCGTTTGTTCAGAGTATAGAAGACGAGAAAACCTGCTTGCATGGTGATTTCCAGATGGGCAACCTGATTATTTCTGCCGATGGTAAACCTTATTGGATTGATCTTGGCTGGTTTAGTCACGGTTCGCCAATGTTCGATATAGGGCATTTTTTCATGACTTGCCAAGTTTATTCTCAGTTCCCGGCAGCGCAGGATATTTTCCACATGTCGCAGGAACAGTTGAAAAACTTCTGGAATGCGTTTGCTGAGGCCTACACGGGGAATAAGGACATTTCCGCCTTCACTGCTCTTGCTGGCAAGTTTGCACCTTTGGATGCTTGTATCCGTTCAATCTTGATGCCGACTCCTGAAGCTTATAAGAAGTTGTTTGCAGGATTGGTTCATTCCCTAGTCGAAAAGTTTTATTAA
- a CDS encoding N-acetyltransferase: MGIEFGVLKREELSDAVELSFRAYEYYEYFFNFFPDLGLRHKVIRSVLYGTWRAVMQKSHFLTVKIDGKIVGLAVLEDPHYKKPSDLQFLLHGWWNVYFSAGIKRVNAWVNMDETAGTPCHDYQHNGENIWYCSSLTVDPPYQGKGVGTQLVAFMEEYIREHGGKQLTLFTNSEKNLAFYKKNNFEVFDERDIAVRDGLKMRSWSVKKSL; this comes from the coding sequence ATGGGAATCGAATTTGGAGTGTTGAAACGTGAAGAGCTAAGCGATGCTGTGGAACTTTCGTTTCGGGCCTATGAATACTATGAGTATTTTTTTAATTTTTTCCCGGATTTGGGCTTGAGGCATAAGGTGATACGGTCCGTTTTGTACGGAACGTGGCGTGCGGTTATGCAAAAGTCCCATTTCTTGACGGTAAAAATTGACGGGAAAATTGTAGGCTTGGCAGTGCTCGAAGATCCGCATTACAAGAAACCGTCGGATTTACAGTTCCTACTTCATGGCTGGTGGAATGTCTATTTTAGCGCAGGCATAAAACGTGTGAATGCTTGGGTTAATATGGATGAAACAGCAGGGACTCCATGTCATGATTACCAGCACAATGGCGAAAATATTTGGTATTGCAGTTCGTTGACAGTGGACCCGCCATATCAAGGAAAGGGTGTTGGTACACAGCTTGTTGCGTTTATGGAAGAATACATTCGTGAACATGGAGGTAAGCAACTGACTTTGTTCACAAACTCAGAGAAAAATCTTGCGTTCTATAAGAAGAATAATTTTGAGGTTTTTGATGAACGCGATATTGCTGTCCGAGATGGCTTGAAAATGAGAAGCTGGAGCGTTAAAAAATCGCTTTAG
- a CDS encoding FKBP-type peptidyl-prolyl cis-trans isomerase — MKTKMLIAAGALAMLMTGCEPCKTASAEKTSLVTEKDKYSYALGAHFGNQARFQLVTRDSIDLDLDLFIQAFKERYNSDSAKYLMNDSVIMETLNKLSADRQAEKMKKDSLAAEKNKAEGEAFLAQNKTAEGVVTTQSGLQYKIITEGQGATPTDEDKVKVHYTGTLLDGTKFDSSVDRGQPLEFPVTAVIAGWTEMLKLMKVGEKVTAWIPSDLAYGPRGNRAIPGNSVLKFEMELLEVIPPAKPVEEQKPAAKPAKPAKAAKKAAAQQ, encoded by the coding sequence ATGAAGACTAAAATGCTTATTGCAGCTGGCGCTCTTGCCATGCTTATGACCGGTTGTGAACCGTGCAAAACCGCATCTGCCGAAAAGACTTCGCTTGTGACCGAAAAGGACAAGTACAGCTACGCTCTCGGTGCTCATTTCGGTAACCAGGCACGCTTCCAGCTCGTGACTCGCGACTCCATCGATCTCGACCTCGACCTCTTCATCCAGGCTTTCAAGGAACGCTACAATAGCGATTCTGCAAAGTACTTGATGAACGACTCTGTCATCATGGAAACGCTCAACAAGCTTTCTGCTGACCGCCAGGCCGAAAAGATGAAAAAGGACAGCCTCGCTGCCGAAAAGAACAAGGCCGAAGGCGAAGCATTCCTCGCTCAGAACAAGACTGCTGAAGGCGTCGTGACTACGCAGAGCGGTCTCCAGTACAAGATTATTACCGAAGGTCAGGGGGCAACCCCGACGGACGAAGACAAGGTCAAGGTCCACTACACCGGTACGCTCCTCGATGGCACCAAGTTCGATAGCTCTGTCGATCGTGGCCAGCCGCTCGAATTCCCGGTCACTGCCGTTATCGCAGGTTGGACTGAAATGCTCAAGCTCATGAAGGTTGGCGAAAAGGTCACCGCATGGATCCCGAGCGACCTCGCTTACGGTCCGCGTGGCAACCGTGCTATCCCGGGCAACTCTGTCCTCAAGTTCGAAATGGAACTTTTGGAAGTGATTCCGCCTGCAAAGCCGGTCGAAGAACAGAAGCCTGCTGCAAAGCCGGCCAAGCCTGCTAAGGCTGCCAAGAAGGCTGCTGCTCAGCAGTAA
- the glmS gene encoding glutamine--fructose-6-phosphate transaminase (isomerizing), producing MCGIIGYNGKGEALPVLVEGLKKMEYRGYDSSGVAVIDNNQIKVVRASGKIKALEDKLKNTPLKGSVGIAHTRWATHGAPTETNAHPHTSYDGKISIVHNGIIENYASLKAKLISEGIEFKSETDTEVVAHLIARYYNGDLKSAVLKALKQIEGTFGLGVVCSDEPNVLIGARRGSPLILGIGNDGDFYLASDVSAIINHTQKVVYLDDNDVVQIKDGGYSIVNMSSHEVQREVQDVEFDADAVAKGGFPHFMLKEIFEQPEVLRNTMRGRLLTAEGNAKLAGLDTNIKELRNINRIIITACGTSYYAGMVGEYMIEDLAGVPVEVEYASEFRYRNPIIKPGTLVIAISQSGETADTLAALREAQQKGATALAICNGVGSTIARTSDGGVYLHAGPEIGVASTKAFTSQVTVLAMIALLLGRQRRLSFETGADIVKDLLELPDLVTETLKLSDSIAEIAKTLCKANNFLYLGRHFCYPVAMEGALKLKEISYIHAEGYPAAEMKHGPIALIDENMPVVVIAPKDSLFDKIISNIREIKARGGKVIAVTTEDCHPLDEIADHIITVPKTRPMLMPILTCIPLQLLAYHIAVLRGNDVDQPRNLAKSVTVE from the coding sequence ATGTGCGGAATTATTGGATATAACGGCAAAGGTGAAGCATTACCCGTCCTCGTCGAAGGTCTCAAGAAAATGGAATACCGTGGCTACGATAGCTCAGGTGTAGCCGTTATCGACAATAACCAGATAAAAGTCGTCCGTGCCTCCGGTAAAATCAAGGCTCTCGAAGACAAACTCAAGAATACTCCGCTCAAGGGTTCTGTCGGTATCGCCCACACGCGTTGGGCCACCCATGGTGCCCCCACCGAAACAAACGCACACCCGCACACAAGCTATGATGGAAAGATTTCGATAGTCCACAACGGCATCATCGAAAACTATGCAAGCCTCAAGGCTAAGCTCATCTCTGAAGGCATCGAATTCAAGTCTGAAACCGATACTGAAGTCGTAGCCCACCTGATTGCCCGCTATTACAATGGCGACCTCAAGTCCGCCGTACTCAAGGCTCTCAAGCAGATTGAAGGTACTTTTGGCCTTGGCGTTGTCTGCAGTGACGAACCGAACGTCTTGATTGGCGCCCGCCGCGGAAGTCCGCTCATTTTGGGTATCGGAAACGATGGCGATTTCTACCTCGCGAGTGACGTTTCCGCCATCATCAACCACACGCAAAAAGTTGTTTACCTCGATGACAATGACGTTGTCCAAATCAAGGACGGCGGCTATTCCATCGTGAACATGAGCAGCCACGAAGTGCAGCGCGAAGTCCAGGACGTGGAATTTGACGCCGACGCAGTCGCCAAGGGCGGATTCCCGCACTTCATGCTCAAGGAAATTTTCGAACAGCCCGAAGTGCTCCGCAATACTATGCGCGGCCGTTTGCTCACCGCCGAAGGTAACGCCAAGCTCGCCGGCCTCGACACGAACATCAAGGAACTCCGTAACATCAACCGCATCATCATCACCGCCTGCGGCACGAGCTACTATGCAGGCATGGTCGGTGAATACATGATCGAAGACTTGGCTGGCGTTCCGGTCGAAGTCGAATACGCTTCGGAATTCCGCTACAGAAACCCGATTATCAAGCCGGGCACTCTCGTGATTGCCATCAGCCAGTCTGGTGAAACGGCAGATACGCTCGCCGCTCTCCGCGAAGCCCAGCAGAAAGGCGCGACCGCACTCGCCATCTGTAACGGTGTCGGCTCTACAATTGCACGTACAAGCGATGGCGGCGTCTACTTGCACGCCGGTCCGGAAATCGGCGTGGCCAGCACCAAGGCATTCACAAGCCAGGTGACCGTGCTCGCCATGATCGCCCTCTTGCTCGGCCGCCAGCGCAGACTCAGCTTTGAAACTGGCGCCGACATCGTGAAGGACCTCTTGGAACTTCCGGACCTCGTGACGGAAACGCTCAAGCTCTCCGACAGCATCGCCGAAATTGCCAAGACGCTCTGCAAGGCAAACAACTTCTTGTACCTCGGTCGCCACTTCTGCTACCCGGTCGCCATGGAAGGTGCTTTGAAGCTCAAGGAAATCAGCTACATCCACGCTGAAGGCTACCCCGCTGCAGAAATGAAGCACGGTCCGATTGCCCTCATCGACGAAAACATGCCGGTCGTGGTCATTGCCCCGAAGGATTCGCTCTTCGACAAGATCATCAGCAACATCCGCGAAATCAAGGCTCGCGGCGGCAAGGTCATCGCCGTCACGACGGAAGACTGCCACCCGCTCGACGAAATCGCCGACCATATCATCACGGTCCCGAAGACTCGCCCGATGCTCATGCCGATTCTCACCTGCATCCCGCTCCAGTTGCTCGCCTACCACATCGCCGTGTTGCGCGGAAACGACGTGGACCAGCCAAGAAACCTCGCCAAGAGCGTGACGGTGGAATAG